A single region of the Eulemur rufifrons isolate Redbay chromosome 8, OSU_ERuf_1, whole genome shotgun sequence genome encodes:
- the FMO1 gene encoding flavin-containing monooxygenase 1 isoform X2: MAQRVAVVGAGVSGLASVKCCLEEGLEPTCFERSDDLGGLWRFTTKVCSITKCPDFTVSGQWEVVTLHEGKHESAIFDAVMVCTGFLTDPYLPLDSFPGINAFKGQYFHSRQYKHPDIFKDKRVLVVGMGNSGTDIAVEASHLAKKVFLSTTGGAWVLSRVFDSGYPWDMVFMTRFQNLLRNSLPTPIATWWIARKMDNRFSHANYGLIPEDRAQLKEFVLNDELPGRIITGKVFIRPSIKEVKEYAVIFNNTPKEEPIDIIVFATGYTFAFPFLDESVVKVEDGQASLYKYIFPAHLQKPTLAVIGLIKPLGSMIPTGETQARWAVRVLKGVNKLPPPSVMIEEVNARKENKPSWFGLCYCKALQSDYITYIDELLTYINAKPNLFSMLLTDPRLALTVFFGPCSPYQFRLTGPGKWEGARNAIMTQWDRTFKVTKSRIVRESPSPFESLLKFFSFLVLLMAVFLIFL; the protein is encoded by the exons ACCAAAGTCTGCAGCATAACAAAATGCCCAGATTTTACTGTCTCTGGCCAATGGGAGGTGGTCACTCTGCATGAAGGGAAGCACGAATCAGCCATCTTTGATGCTGTCATGGTCTGCACTGGTTTCCTTACTGATCCTTATCTGCCACTGGATTCCTTTCCAG GTATAAATGCCTTTAAAGGACAGTACTTTCATAGCCGACAATATAAGCATCCAGATATATTTAAAGACAAGAGAGTCCTTGTGGTTGGAATGGGAAATTCTGGCACAGACATTGCAGTGGAGGCCAGCCACCTGGCAAAAAAG GTGTTCCTCAGCACCACTGGAGGGGCATGGGTGCTCAGCAGAGTCTTTGACTCAGGTTACCCATGGGACATGGTGTTCATGACACGATTTCAGAACCTGCTCAGAAATTCCCTCCCAACTCCAATTGCAACTTGGTGGATAGCAAGAAAGATGGACAACCGGTTCAGTCACGCAAATTATGGCTTAATACCAGAAGACAG GGCTCAGCTGAAGGAGTTTGTGCTAAATGATGAGCTCCCAGGCCGCATCATCACTGGGAAGGTGTTCATCAGGCCAAGCATAAAGGAAGTAAAGGAATACGCTGTCATTTTTAACAACACCCCAAAGGAAGAGCCCATTGATATCATTGTCTTCGCCACTGGATACACCTTTGCTTTCCCCTTCCTTGATGAGTCTGTAGTGAAAGTTGAAGATGGCCAGGCATCACTGTACAAGTATATCTTCCCTGCACATCTGCAAAAGCCAACCCTGGCTGTTATTGGCCTCATCAAACCCTTGGGCTCCATGATACCCACAGGAGAAACACAAGCTCGATGGGCTGTTCGAGTCCTGAAAG gTGTGAATAAGTTACCACCACCAAGCGTCATGATAGAGGAAGTtaatgcaaggaaagaaaataagccCAGTTG GTTTGGCTTGTGCTACTGCAAAGCTTTACAATCTGATTATATCACATACATAGATGAGCTCCTGACCTATATCAATGCAAAACCCAACCTCTTCTCTATGCTTCTGACGGATCCACGCCTTGCTCTGACTGTCTTCTTTGGCCCATGCTCACCATACCAGTTCCGCTTGACTGGTCCAGGAAAATGGGAAGGAGCCAGAAATGCCATCATGACCCAGTGGGATCGAACATTCAAGGTCACCAAATCTCGAATTGTACGAGAATCTCCATCTCCCTTTGAGAGTTTACTTAAATTCTTTAGCTTTCTTGTTTTGCTTATGgctgttttcctcatttttctataA